Genomic segment of Buchnera aphidicola (Melanaphis sacchari):
TTCATGGTATTTTAAAGAAACATCTAAAAAATGCTCATAAAATGTTACATGAAATTGAACTAGATTCCTTAGGGACAGCTAACGATGTAAATAGAAATGTTCTTTGCACATCTAATCCTAAACAGTCTTTAATACATCAGCAATGTTATTCTTTAGCTCAAGAAATTTCAAACTTTTTATTACCTCAAACGAAAGCATATGCTGAAATTTGGTTAGATAAAGAAAAAATAGCTACTACAGATAAAGAGCCAATTTTAGGAAAAACTTATTTGCCAAGAAAGTTTAAAACGACCATAGTTATACCACCATATAATGATGTAGATTTATATGCAAATGATATGAACTTTGTTGTTATTGTTGAAAATAATGAAATTATTGGATGTAATGTTTTGGTAGGTGGTGGTTTATCATTTACTCATGGAAATAAAAGAACATGGCCTTTTCTTGCAAGTGCATTAGGTTATATCAGCATTGATAAGATCATATCAGTTACTAAAGCTATAGTGACAACACAAAGAGATTGGGGCAATCGAACTGATCGAAAGAATGCAAAAACAAGATACACTATAGAAAAATTTGGATTTAATGCTTTTAAAGAAGAAGTAGAGAAAAGAGCAAATATTATTTTTGAACCTGTTCGTTCTTATCATTTTATAGAAAGAGGTGATTTGTTTGGTTGGAAAAAAAGTATCAATAATGATTGGAGTTTGACATTATTTATTCAAAATGGACGTATATATGATTATGGTGATCAATTTATTAAGTCAGGTTTGTCAAAAATAGCTAGTTTTCATACAGGTAATTTTAGATTGACATCAAATCAAAATATAATTATTTCTGAAGTATCTGATGATAATAAAAAAAAGATAGAAGAAATTGCTAAATCATATGGATTAGTAAAAAAAATTAGCAAATTACGAGAAAATTCAATGTCTTGCGTGTCTTTTCCAACTTGTCCATTAGCAATGGCAGAAGCTGAGCGTATGTTGCCTAATTTTATTACTCAAATAGAACAGATCATGTTAAAATATAATGTAGAAAACGAAGTAATTATTTTTCGAGTTTCTGGTTGTCCTAACGGCTGTGGGCGATCTTTATTATCTGAAATAGGTTTAATTGGAAAATCTATTGGAAGATATAATATGTATATAGGTGGCAATAGAATAGGAAGTCGTATCGCTGGTATGTATAAAGAGAATATTACAGAAAAAGAAATATTATCTCATTTAGACTTTTTAATCGATAATTGGGCAAGCGATCGAAATATACAAGAAGATTTTGGGGATTTTGTTATTAGAAAAAAATTTGTAAAAAAAATTATTAATCCTATTCACGATTTTTGGAGTTGATAGTAATAAAAGATGTTTAACTATAAAAATATAAATTTATTTAATAATCAAAAAAAAAGAAAAATTTTACTTGAATTAAATGAATTAATGTCTACTTTTTCTGCGAAAAAACGTATATCTTGGTCATTAAGGAATTTGCCAACTGTGCATGTGATGTCATCTAGCTTTGGAATTCAATCGATAGTTTTATTACATCTCATGATTACAGAAAAATCGGATATTCCTATCATATTAATTGATACTGGATATTTATTTCCTCAGACTTATCAGTTTATTGATATGCTTACGAGAAAGTGGCATTTGAATATAAAAATTTTTCGATCTAAAATATCTCCAGCATGGCAAGAAGCTCGATATGGAAAATTATGGGAAAAAGGAATTGAAGGAATTGATTTTTATAATACTTTAAATAAAGTAAAACCTATGAACGTAGCTTTAAAAAAATTGTCAGTTAATACTTGGTTTTCTGGATTACGCCATGAACAGTCTAAGAGTCGGAGTTTATTGCCTTATGTTTCAATTAATAGAGGAATTTTTAAAATTCTTCCCATATTAGATTGGTCGAATCATAAGATAAATACATATTTAAAAGATAATAATTTAGACTATCATCCTTTATTTCAAGAAGGTTATGTTTCTATAGGAGATGTTCATACTACCAAAAAGTATAAAAAAGGAATGCTAGAAGAAGAAACTCGTTTTTTTGGATTAAAGCGTGAATGTGGTTTGCATAATAATTAATTTTAAAGAGTTTTTTAAAAAATTGCAATTTTAAATCAATATTTTTAAATATTAATATAAATTTTATTTTTTACTTTTTAGTAGGTTAAATGTGGATTATTTTCCAGCTTTTTTAGATTTAAAATATAAAAATGTTTTAGTTGTTGGGGCTGGAGAAGTAGCGTTGAATAAAATCAAACTATTACTGCGCACAAAGGCTATAATTAATATTATTTCGGAATGTATTTGTCAAGAAATTCAATGTTTTGTACAAAGAAAGAAAGTTTATTGGATTTCTAAAAAGTTTAGTAAGATTTATTTAAAAAAAACTTATTTAGTTATTGCTGCTACGAATGATACTAAATTAAATCAAAAAATATTTCAAATGTGTAATAATGCTTGTATCTTCGTCAATGTAGTTGATGATCAATCTAAGTGTTCCTTTATTTTTCCTTCCATTATTGATCGTTCTCCAATTGTATTAGCTATTTCTTCAAGTGGAAAAGCACCTATTTTATTACGATTATTAAGACAAAAAATA
This window contains:
- the cysI gene encoding assimilatory sulfite reductase (NADPH) hemoprotein subunit; translated protein: MKTIKQLSKQCTPEEYIKKNSNYLRGTISEDLKNNITNGFTGDNFSLIRFHGMYQQDDRDLRKERNMQKLEPRYAMMLRCRLPGGVISAKKWSKIDFFASKKTLYGTIRLTNRQTFQFHGILKKHLKNAHKMLHEIELDSLGTANDVNRNVLCTSNPKQSLIHQQCYSLAQEISNFLLPQTKAYAEIWLDKEKIATTDKEPILGKTYLPRKFKTTIVIPPYNDVDLYANDMNFVVIVENNEIIGCNVLVGGGLSFTHGNKRTWPFLASALGYISIDKIISVTKAIVTTQRDWGNRTDRKNAKTRYTIEKFGFNAFKEEVEKRANIIFEPVRSYHFIERGDLFGWKKSINNDWSLTLFIQNGRIYDYGDQFIKSGLSKIASFHTGNFRLTSNQNIIISEVSDDNKKKIEEIAKSYGLVKKISKLRENSMSCVSFPTCPLAMAEAERMLPNFITQIEQIMLKYNVENEVIIFRVSGCPNGCGRSLLSEIGLIGKSIGRYNMYIGGNRIGSRIAGMYKENITEKEILSHLDFLIDNWASDRNIQEDFGDFVIRKKFVKKIINPIHDFWS
- a CDS encoding phosphoadenylyl-sulfate reductase, with amino-acid sequence MFNYKNINLFNNQKKRKILLELNELMSTFSAKKRISWSLRNLPTVHVMSSSFGIQSIVLLHLMITEKSDIPIILIDTGYLFPQTYQFIDMLTRKWHLNIKIFRSKISPAWQEARYGKLWEKGIEGIDFYNTLNKVKPMNVALKKLSVNTWFSGLRHEQSKSRSLLPYVSINRGIFKILPILDWSNHKINTYLKDNNLDYHPLFQEGYVSIGDVHTTKKYKKGMLEEETRFFGLKRECGLHNN